A region of the Candidatus Methylomirabilis oxygeniifera genome:
CATACCCGGCCTGCTCCAACTCATCTTCAGAGAGGCCGAAATGATGACCGATCTCGTGTAGCAGGGTCGTACGGATCTGCGTCTGGATCTCTTCCTTGGTCCGGCAGCCCTCTTCAATCGATCGCTGGTACAGTGTAATCTTATCAGGGAGAACCATCCCGTACGAGCTGCTCCGCTTTGTAAGCGGGATGCCGGTGTACAGGCCAAAGAGGGTGTCCCTGGGATCGATCTCGGCCAT
Encoded here:
- a CDS encoding conserved protein of unknown function (Evidence 4 : Homologs of previously reported genes of unknown function) encodes the protein MGGSALVNMAKRTVALSREEFRQLVAQAVASLPSRVMERLSNVDIVIKARPSSEELAMAEIDPRDTLFGLYTGIPLTKRSSSYGMVLPDKITLYQRSIEEGCRTKEEIQTQIRTTLLHEIGHHFGLSEDELEQAGYE